The Rhodoluna lacicola genome includes the window TACTTGCCTTTCTTGGCAACAAGCATCATCTTCTGGGGCCTAATTTCAACTGCAATCAATGATGGATGCATGACCTTTATTTCGTCTGAGGCAATGATCAAGCAGTTAGAGGTGCCGCACTATCAATATGTAGTGAGGACAGTTTGGCGAAATCTTGTTTCAGCCGGGCACAACCTCGTTATCTTGCCTCTAGTGTTGTTGTTCTTTTGGCGTTTTCCCAGCTGGACACTTATCGGCTTGATCCCGGGTCTAGTGATTCTGGTCCTCAACATTAGTTGGTTAGTTTGGCTGCTTGGAATGATGAGTGCACGATTTAGGGACATGCCACCCATTGTTTCGTCAGTAATGACCATTGCTTTTTATGTGACCCCGGTTATGTGGTATCCGAAGCTCATTGAAAATAATTCATTGGCTCACTTGCTGATTGGTCTAAACCCTTTGTACCACTGGTTGCAGATTGTGCGACTTCCAATTATGGGACAGTGGCCGACATGGGAAAACTGGGGGCTTGGATTGCTCTCTGCCGGAATCGGCTGGGCAGTCACGTTGATGGCATATAAGAAGTATCGAAACATGATTGCGTACTGGGTGTAATTAGATGGCACACATCTCTTTCGACAATGTCTCAATTGAATTTCCAATATTCAACGCAACTGGACGCTCGTTAACTTCAAGTATTTTGAAAGTCGCTACTGGTGGCAAGCTTGACGCTGACCCAAATGGGCGCGTGTTAGTCAAAGCATTGACTGATATTTCATTCTCGCTTCGCGAGGGTGACAAAGTTGCATTGCTTGGCCACAACGGCGCTGGTAAGTCAACAATGCTGCGTGCACTTGGCCGGGTTTATGCACCCACCAAGGGAACTGCGGAAATAGTTGGTGAGATTGGTTCGCTAATTGACATCAGCTTAGGGATAAATCCAGAGGCAACAGGTCGTGAGAATGTTTACATTCGTGGCCAGTTGTTGGGACTAACTAAACATGAGATTTCTGAGAAGTATTCAGAGATTGTTGAGTTTGCCGAACTGGGTGACTTTATGGAGATGCCAGTTCGTACTTACTCATCTGGAATGCACTTGCGCTTAGCTTTTGCAGTGTCTACTGTTGTGAGACCTGAAATACTTTTGATGGATGAATGGTTGTCTGTTGGCGACGCAGACTTTCAGCACAAGGCCGAAGACAGACTTCGAGATTTAGTTTCTGGCACAAAGATCTTGGCTATTGCTACTCATTCGCGTGAGTTAGTGGAGTCAGTGTGTAATCGAGCTATTTGGCTTGAACACGGTCAAATCAAAATGGATGGACCAGTAGCTGAAGTTGTGCCCGCTTACTTTGGTTAGAAGTCTGCCGCTTTGGAGTCTTTCTCACTCAAGCTGAATTCAGTAATTCCCGAAGACTCAAAAGCGATTGCTAACTTTGCAGACAAAGCATTGATAGTTCTGTCTGCTCCTGGTGAGTACTCAGATGTGCATAGGTAGTTTGCGACTGAGTCGTCTTCAAGGCTGAGGAACGCATGGCCTAGGCCCTCTGAAATGAATACGCTTAAGCCATTTTCGGCTGAGAGTTCAACGGCATCCCACTGGCCATAAGTCGGCGAATCTTTACGAAGGTCAACGACAACGTCCCAGATTGCGCCTTTAGGGCAAGAGACGTATTTGGCCTGGCCTTCTGGGCTATCTGTGTAATGGATTCCCCGGATCACACCTTTATTAGAAACGCTTTGGTTGACCTGCTTCACAGTAAATGTCCGGCCAAGTTCAGATTCGATTTGCGAAATCTTGAACTGCTCCTCAAAGTGCCCACGTTCATCGTTATGACGAATAGGCGTGTGGATCCAGGCACCTTTGATCTTCATTTCTTGGAATGGCATAAAATCAAGGCTAGCCGAACAAGGGGAATTTATGCGCTGGGTAGTCATTGGTGACAAAGGGCTGTTTGGCTCTGAAATGGTGGCTTACCTTGAGGCCAAAGGCGAATTAGTATCGCGATTCAATAGGTCAAATTTGAATTTAGATGAATTGCCAGAATCACTGGCCCAGCAAATTGGGCCAGCCGATGTGATTGTGAATGCCATTGGATTTACGGCTGTTGATAAAGCTGAGTCAGAACTATACGAGGCGAATACAGTAAACGGAATTTACGCTGGCAAACTAGCTCAAGTGGCTGCAATCCTGGATGCCAAGGTTTTTTACATCTCGACAGATTATGTATTTGATGGTGGGTCTGTTACTCCTTATATCACTAGCGCAGCGACTAACCCGCAAAGTATCTATGGAAAATCTAAAGAGTTGGGCGAACAGTTGGTTGCTCAATCCGGAGCAAACTACACAATTTTTAGAACATCATGGTTGTACGGAGCACGCGGCAAGAATTTTGCAAAGACGATTGCTGCGAAGTTAATAGAGGATGGTGCAGTGAAAGTTGTGAGCGACCAAATTGGAACACCAACCTGGACGCGCGATTTGGCGGAAGTTGTTTACGCTCATGGAGTAAATCCATTCAATGAAAAAATTGTGCATGCGGTGGCAAGTGGTAGTGGGAGTTGGTTTGATTTTGCCCGTGAAGTTGCAGCCACCTTGCCTGAAGGCTCAAAATATTTTTTGAGCCCGGTGTCTACTGAAGAATTTCCAACAGCTGCAATTCGACCAGCATTTAGTGTTTTAGCTAATTCAGAAACCAAGGGGCCAATTATTGGCGATTGGCACGAACGCTGGAAAATTGCAGCACCAGAAGTGCTTGCAGAATTTCTAACTGATTAACGCTCGAAGGTAGTCGCCGTAACCAGACTTGCCATACTTGTCAGCTTCCTGAAGAAGTTGATCATTTGAAATTAACCCAAGGCGCCAAGAGACTTCTTCTGGAACATTGATCTTGCGACCAATCTCTTTTTCAATTTTGCGAACGCCTTCGGCAGCAAGATGAAGTGAATCGATAGTACCTGTATCAAGCCATGTTTTTGTTGAATCTAGAACTTCGACATTTAGCTGGCTGTTTGACAAGTACAGGTTGTGAAGATCTGTGATTTCAAGTTCACCACGTGCTGAAGGAGTTAAGGACTTTGCAAGCTCAACGGCTTGGTTGTCATAGAAGTAGAGTCCCGGAATCACAAAGTTACTTCTAGGAGACTTCGGCTTTTCTTCTATGCTGATTGCCTTACCTGCTGTATCAAATTCGATGACGCCGTACTCTTGCGGATTGGTTACCTCGTAAGCAAATACGGTTGCACCCTCACGGCCAGACATTGACTTCAGAGCCGTGCCCATTCCGATGCCATAGAAGATGTTGTCGCCAAGAATCAGTGCAACCGAATCGGTTCCTATAAATGATTCGCCAATCAGTAGAGCCTGAGCCAAGCCTTCGGGTTTTTCTTGGATGGCGTATGAAATTGAGATTCCCCATTGGGAGCCGTCACTGAGCAGACGCTTGAACTGTTCTTGTTCGTGAGGGGTCGTGATTACCAAGACCTCGCGAATACCAGCCAGCATCAGAGTGCTTAGTGGGTAGTAGATCATGGGTTTGTCGTAAACCGGAAGAAGCTGCTTTGAAGTTGGAAGGGTAAGTGGAGCTAGGCGCGTGCCTGAACCTCCAGCCAGAATGATGCCCTTCATGACTGCTAGCCTACTTTAGGGGTAGGAGGACGTACCAATGAGAATTCTGGTTACAGGCGGAGCGGGCTTTATTGGCTCTAATTTTGTGCGCCGCACTCTTGAGACTCGCCCTGATGTTTCAGTGGTTGTTCTTGACGCACTTACTTACGCGGGTTCTTTGTCTAATTTGTCTGGCCTTTTGGGCAAGTACGAATTTGTTGAGGGCAACATTCTTAATTCGGCTTTGGTTGATTCGCTGGTTTCACGAGTTGACCAGGTGGTTCACTTTGCTGCCGAAAGCCACAATGACAACTCATTGAAGTCACCTAAGCCATTCATTGATACCAATATTCTTGGCACCTACGAGTTGATTCAGGCCTGCGTGAAGCACGATGTGAAGTTTCACCACATCTCTACCGATGAGGTATTTGGGGATTTGCCGCTATCGGGGTCAGAAAAATTCACGGCTGAGACCCCTTACAACCCGTCATCGCCATATTCGTCGTCTAAGGCGGCAAGCGACTTGTTGGTTAGGGCCTGGGTGCGCTCATTTGGTTTGAAGGCTACGATTTCAAACTGCTCGA containing:
- the rfbB gene encoding dTDP-glucose 4,6-dehydratase, yielding MRILVTGGAGFIGSNFVRRTLETRPDVSVVVLDALTYAGSLSNLSGLLGKYEFVEGNILNSALVDSLVSRVDQVVHFAAESHNDNSLKSPKPFIDTNILGTYELIQACVKHDVKFHHISTDEVFGDLPLSGSEKFTAETPYNPSSPYSSSKAASDLLVRAWVRSFGLKATISNCSNNFGPYQHEEKLIPRMIGLIASGKKPELYGNGANVRDWIHVDDHNDGVWAILERGVVGRTYLLGADNQRSNLEVVQVLLRIMGKPEDFISFIEDRPGHDLRYAIDASATEAELGWKPVRGNFEERLAETVEWYLGRLNLPKD
- the rfbD gene encoding dTDP-4-dehydrorhamnose reductase, with the protein product MIFISWNGIKSRLAEQGEFMRWVVIGDKGLFGSEMVAYLEAKGELVSRFNRSNLNLDELPESLAQQIGPADVIVNAIGFTAVDKAESELYEANTVNGIYAGKLAQVAAILDAKVFYISTDYVFDGGSVTPYITSAATNPQSIYGKSKELGEQLVAQSGANYTIFRTSWLYGARGKNFAKTIAAKLIEDGAVKVVSDQIGTPTWTRDLAEVVYAHGVNPFNEKIVHAVASGSGSWFDFAREVAATLPEGSKYFLSPVSTEEFPTAAIRPAFSVLANSETKGPIIGDWHERWKIAAPEVLAEFLTD
- a CDS encoding ABC transporter permease; amino-acid sequence: MGQPSHSNIALTLAWQDIRQAYRRSAVGPFWLTIGMALQIVTMGLVFGLIFKTELTEYLPFLATSIIFWGLISTAINDGCMTFISSEAMIKQLEVPHYQYVVRTVWRNLVSAGHNLVILPLVLLFFWRFPSWTLIGLIPGLVILVLNISWLVWLLGMMSARFRDMPPIVSSVMTIAFYVTPVMWYPKLIENNSLAHLLIGLNPLYHWLQIVRLPIMGQWPTWENWGLGLLSAGIGWAVTLMAYKKYRNMIAYWV
- a CDS encoding dTDP-4-dehydrorhamnose 3,5-epimerase family protein, whose translation is MPFQEMKIKGAWIHTPIRHNDERGHFEEQFKISQIESELGRTFTVKQVNQSVSNKGVIRGIHYTDSPEGQAKYVSCPKGAIWDVVVDLRKDSPTYGQWDAVELSAENGLSVFISEGLGHAFLSLEDDSVANYLCTSEYSPGADRTINALSAKLAIAFESSGITEFSLSEKDSKAADF
- the rfbA gene encoding glucose-1-phosphate thymidylyltransferase RfbA: MKGIILAGGSGTRLAPLTLPTSKQLLPVYDKPMIYYPLSTLMLAGIREVLVITTPHEQEQFKRLLSDGSQWGISISYAIQEKPEGLAQALLIGESFIGTDSVALILGDNIFYGIGMGTALKSMSGREGATVFAYEVTNPQEYGVIEFDTAGKAISIEEKPKSPRSNFVIPGLYFYDNQAVELAKSLTPSARGELEITDLHNLYLSNSQLNVEVLDSTKTWLDTGTIDSLHLAAEGVRKIEKEIGRKINVPEEVSWRLGLISNDQLLQEADKYGKSGYGDYLRALIS
- a CDS encoding ABC transporter ATP-binding protein, translating into MAHISFDNVSIEFPIFNATGRSLTSSILKVATGGKLDADPNGRVLVKALTDISFSLREGDKVALLGHNGAGKSTMLRALGRVYAPTKGTAEIVGEIGSLIDISLGINPEATGRENVYIRGQLLGLTKHEISEKYSEIVEFAELGDFMEMPVRTYSSGMHLRLAFAVSTVVRPEILLMDEWLSVGDADFQHKAEDRLRDLVSGTKILAIATHSRELVESVCNRAIWLEHGQIKMDGPVAEVVPAYFG